AGCTATGCGGGCTATCTCGCCGCGCACCGCAATCGCCGCGCCTTCTTCGCCGAAATGGGCGCGACCTCGACCGATCACGGCCATCCGACCGCGGCGACCGCCAACCTGTCCGAGGCCGAGGCCGAGGCGCTGTTCGCGCGCGTCACCGGCGCCGATGTCAGCGCCGCCGATGCCGAGCTGTTCCGCGCGCATATGCTGACGGTAATGGCGGGGATGAGCCTTGATGACGGTCTCGTCATGCAGATCCACCCCGGCGCGTTCCGCAATCACAATCCGTGGTTGTTCGCGAACTATGGCCGCGACAAGGGCGCCGATATTCCGATGGCGACCGACTATGTCCACGCGCTGCGTCCGCTCCTCGGCAAATATGGCAACGAAGCCGCGCTGACGATCATCCTCTTCACCCTCGACGAGACGAGCTACGCGAGAGAGTTGGCGCCGCTTGCGGGTCATTATCCGGCGCTGAAGCTCGGCCCGGCGTGGTGGTTCCACGACAGCCCCGAAGGGATGCGCCGCTTCAGGAACCAGATGACCGAGACCGCAGGCTTCTACAACACGGTCGGCTTCAACGACGACACCCGCGCCTTCCTGTCGATCCCGGCGCGCCACGATGTCGCGCGGCGTATCGATTGCGGCTTCCTCGCGCAGCTCGTTGCCGAGCACAGACTCGAGGAATGGGAGGCGGCGGAGCTCGCGGCCGACCTCAGCTACAATCTCGCGAAGGCGGCGTACAAGCTGTGAGGCTCGGCCCCGATACGGCACTCCCGGCGTCGGTGCAGGCGCCGGACTACGACCGCGCCGTCCAGGCGGCCGGCATCGTCCATATCGGCATCGGCGCCTTTCACCGCGCGCATCAGGCGGTCTACACCGACGACGCGATGAACGCGGGCGATCGCGACTGGGGCATCATCGGCGTGTCGCTCCGCTCGGGCGGCGTCGCGGCGCAGCTGAACCCGCAAGGCGGGCTCTACACCGTCGCGACGCGTCGCGCGGCCGGGACGCGGCTGCGCGTGGTCGGTGCGGTGCGACATGTGCTCGTCGCGGCCGACGACGCGCAGGCGGTCATCGACGCCATCGCCGCGCCGACGACGCATATCGTGAGCTTCACGGTTACCGAGAAGGGTTATCTCCGCGGCGCCGATGGCACGCTCGATCTCGCCGCCGCGCGTGGTGCGCCGAGCCTCTATCGCTTTGTCGGCGCCGGACTTGCCGCGCGCAAGGCAGCGGGGCTTGGCGGGCTGACGCTGCTCAGCTGCGACAATCTCGCCGGCAATGGCGCGGCGCTGAAGGCGCTGATGCGCCAGTATCTCGCCGCCGAATATTCCGATGTGCTTGGGTGGTTCGACAGCGAATGCCGCGCTCCCTCGACGATGATCGACCGCATCGTCCCCGCGACGACCGACGCCGACCGTGCCGCCATCGAGGCCACTCTCGGTGCGCGCGACGACGGGGCGGTGGTCACCGAAGGCTTCAGCCAGTGGGTGATCGAGGATGATTTCGCCGGCCCGCGCCCGCGCTGGGAAAATGTCGGGGCCGAACTTGTCGCGGACGTCGCCCCCTATGAGACCGCCAAGCTCAGGATGCTCAACGGCGCGCATTCGGCACTTGCCTATATCGGGCTTGGAAAGGGGCATGACTATGTCCATCAGGCGATCGCCGACGCCGATGTTCGTCCGGTGATCGAGCGGCTGATGCGCGCCGAGGCCGCGCCGACGATCGCGGCGGCGCCGGGACAGGACCTCGCTGCCTATGCCGATGCGCTGCTCGACCGCTTCGCCAATCCCGCGCTGAACCATCGGCTGGTCCAGATCGCGATGGACGGCAGTCAGAAGATCCCGCAGCGCTGGCTCGAGACGCTGGCGTGGCATCAGCAACGCGGGGCGCGGTGCTCCTCGCTCGAATCCGCGATCGCGGCATGGATCGCCTTCCTGCGCAGCGATCACCCGATCGACGATCCGCTCGCCGACAAGCTACGCGAAGCGGCGGCGGGTCCGGATACGATGGCAAAACTGTTCGGCGAAGATGGTCTGATCGCGTCGGAGTGGCGGCCGGCCTAGGTCGGAACCAGCAGCCCCCGGCTCTCGCGCACCTCGGTGTCGAGCCAGTCGATGAACGCCCTTATCCGCGGCTGCGGCGCGACGTCGCGGTGGAGCGCGAGCCAGAAGGCACGCGCGACCGTCTGTTCGCCCCGCACGCGCACCAGCGCCGGATCGCCGCTCGCAAGGAAGCAGGGCAGCACGCCGACCCCCGCTCCGCCCGCGATCATCCGCCGCTGCGCGAGGATCGACGACGAGCGCACCGTCGCGCGAAGCCCCGGCTCGATCTCGCCCAGATAGTCGAGTTCGGGGGCGTAGAGGATGTCGGGCATATAGCCGATCACCGGGATACCGGTGCGCGACAGCGGCGCGGCGGCGACCGCTTGGTGCCAGTCGGGGCGGTCGGCGGGCGCGTAGATGCCGAGGCTGTAATCGGACAGTTTGCGCGTGATCAGCGGGCCCTTGCGCGGGCGCGCGAGCAGCACCGCCATATCGGCCTCGCGCCGCGACGGATTGAGGAAACCCGACGAGGCGACCAGGTCGATCTCGAGCTCCGGGTGCGCCGCCACGAAACCCGCGAGGCGCGGCGCGATGAAGCTGTTGCCGAAGCCTTCGGACACGCTGACGCGGAGCTGCCCCGACAGCGCCGACCCGCCTTCGGAAGCCTTGTGGATGCGCGCCGCCGCTGCGGCCATCGCTTCGGCGTGCGGAACGAGCGCCCGGCCTGCCGCAGTCAGAACGAAACCCGTCGTCGCGCGTTCGAAGAGCGTCTGCTGGAGCGCGGTTTCGAGCGTGCTGATCTGGCGGCTCACCGTCGTTGCGTCGACGTGGAGCGCCGCCCCGGCGCGCGCAAGCGAGCCGTGGCGTGCGACGAACAGGAAATATTGCAGCTTGTCCCAGTCCATAAGCTGCAAATATGCAGTATCGGACTGCAAGTCTATCCCTTGCCATCGGCCGCCGGTTGGGCTGTTGCATCGGCAAGATTTTACGGGAGACTCGGACATGCGACAGATCGACCATCACATCGTCGGCGGTGCCGGCGGCAGCGCCCGCCAGGGCGACGTCTTCGACCCGAACAATGGCGGCGTGCAGGCGCAGGTCGCGCTCGGCGACCGTGTGCTGCTCGACCGCGCCGTCGCTGCCGCCAAGGCCGCGCAGCCTGCCTGGGCCGCCACCAATCCGCAGCGCCGCGCGCGCGTGATGTTCGAATTCAAGCGCCTCGTCGAAGCGAATATGAACCAGCTCGCCGAAATGCTCTCGTCCGAACATGGCAAGGTGATCGCCGATTCAAAGGGCGACATCCAGCGCGGCCTCGAAGTCATCGAATTCTGCTGCGGCATCCCGCATGTGCTGAAGGGCGAATATACGCAGGGCGCCGGCCCCGGCATCGACGTCTATTCGATGCGCCAGCCGATCGGCATCGGCGCCGGCATCACCCCGTTCAACTTCCCGGCGATGATCCCGCTGTGGATGGGCGGCGTCGCGACCGCGACGGGCAACGCCTTCATTTTGAAGCCCAGCGAGCGCGACCCGTCGGTGCCGGTGCGGCTGTCGGAACTGTTTCTTGAGGCAGGTATGCCCGAGGGCATTTTCCAGACCGTCCACGGCGACAAGGAAATGGTCGACGCGATCCTCGACCATCCCGACATCGGCGCGGTCAGCTTTGTCGGCTCGTCGGACATCGCGCATGATGTCTACAACCGCGGCGTCGCGAACGGCAAGCGCGTGCAGGCGATGGGCGGCGCGAAGAACCACGGCATCGTCATGCCCGACGCCGATCTCGATCAGGTCGTGAACGACCTCACCGGCGCCGCCTTCGGCTCGGCGGGCGAACGCTGCATGGCGCTGCCCGTCGTCGTCCCCGTGGGCGAGGACACGGCCAACCGCCTGCGCGAAAAGCTGATCCCGGCGATCGAGGCGCTGCGCGTCGGCGTGTCGACCGATGCCGAGGCGCATTACGGCCCCGTGGTGACAGAGGCGCACAAGGAAAAGGTCGAAGGCTGGATCGCCAAATGCGCCGACGAAGGCGCCGAGCTCGTCGTCGACGGCCGCGGCTTCACCTTGCAGGGCCACGAAAAGGGCTTTTTCGTCGGCCCGACCCTGTTCGACCACGTCACCCCCGACATGGAAAGCTACAAGGAAGAAATCTTCGGCCCCGTGCTCCAGATCGTCCGCGCCCCCGATTTCGAAACCGCGCTCGAACTGCCCAGCAAGCACCAATATGGCAACGGGGTCGCGATCTTCACGCGCAACGGCCACGCCGCGCGCGAGTTTGCCGCGCGCGTGCAGGTCGGCATGGTCGGGATCAACGTGCCGATCCCGGTGCCGGTCGCCTATCACAGCTTCGGCGGCTGGAAGCGCTCGGCGTTCGGCGACACCAACCAGCATGGCATGGAAGGCGTGAAATTCTGGACCAAGGTCAAGACGATCACCCAGCGCTGGCCCGACGGGGTGGGTGGGGCTGGCGACGCCGGCAACGCTTTCGTCATCCCGACGATGGGCTGACGGGCTCACCGGGCGCGCCAGTGAAACCAGTGCGCCCGGTCGAACATTTCTCCCACGAAGGAGAATGACGATGATGCGATGGACAATGCCTGCGGCGCTTTTGCTGCTTGCCGCGTGCAGCGGCGGTCAGGACGACGAATCGGGCCCCGAAGCCAGCTCGAATGTCGGCCCGCTGCAAAAGGCCGAGCGTCCGGCGCCCGCCGAAACGCCCGAGGCGGACGCCGAGGTCAAGGCGCCGGCAACGGCCGAAGCCGGCGACAAGGTCGACGGCAAGACAATCCCGCCCGCGATCCGTGGCCGCTGGGCGCTCAAGGCCGCCGATTGCGCCGCACGACGGGGCACCGACCTGACCGCGCTGACGATCGACGCGACCAATCTGCGCTTCTTCGAATCGCACGGCGAACTCGCGCGCGTTCAGGCAAGCGACACGGGCAGCATCGTCGCCGATTACAAGTTCAGCGGCGAGGGCGAGGAATGGGATCGCCGGATGCAACTCGACCTCGCCGACGGCGGCAAGACGCTCGTGCGCCGCGATTCGGGTGAGGGTGCCGCCGCGGACGCGATGCGCTATACGCGCTGCGCCGGATAATATTTTCGAAAGGGAGATTTACGATGGACTTTCGCCTGCTCGCAATCGCCGCCGTCCTGCCCCTCGCCGCCTGTACGCAGGAGCGGCCCCCCGTCGAATCGGCCCCGCCGCCGCCCGAAGCCGAAATGACGTGCAAGGTGGAAGCGGTGCAATCCTATGTCGGGCAGACCGCGACCCCCGAGCTCGGCGGTACGATTCTCAAGGCATCGGGTGCCCGCACGCTTCGCTGGGGCCCGCCGCGCTCGGCGATGACGATGGACTATCGTCAGGACCGCGTGAACATCATGTACGACGACGCTTACAAGATCACGCAGGTCACTTGTGGCTGATTCCAGCCGGCGCAATCATAGCTCGGCCTCCCCGTTCGAACCCGTCTATGCCTACAGCCGCGCGGTTCGGGTGGGCAGCCGCATCGACGTCGCCGGCTGCGCGCCGATCGAGCCCGATGGAAGCTCGACTCCCGGCGATGCGGGGGTACAGGCGGCGCGTTGCCTGACGATCATCGGCGAGGCGCTCGAAGCGCTCGGCGGCAGCTTCGTCGATGTCGTCCGCACGCGCATGTATATCACCGACGCGGCCGACGCCGACCTCGTCGGCCGCGCCCACGGCGCGGTGTTCGGCGATATCCGCCCGGCG
This genomic interval from Sphingopyxis chilensis contains the following:
- the uxaC gene encoding glucuronate isomerase is translated as MPRPLRLSPDRLFPSDPAQRDIARRLYAEVANLPIVSPHGHTDPSWFAGNAPFGNAAELLLHPDHYVFRMLYSQGISLDALGIRDGQADPRESWRLFAWNYHLFRGTPSRMWMDWVFAEAFGFDVQFSAETSDLYYDRITEALATDAFRPRALFDRFGIEVIATTESPLDTLEHHAVIRAANASGEWAGRVITAYRPDPVVDPEFEGFQGNLQRFSDLSGEDAFSYAGYLAAHRNRRAFFAEMGATSTDHGHPTAATANLSEAEAEALFARVTGADVSAADAELFRAHMLTVMAGMSLDDGLVMQIHPGAFRNHNPWLFANYGRDKGADIPMATDYVHALRPLLGKYGNEAALTIILFTLDETSYARELAPLAGHYPALKLGPAWWFHDSPEGMRRFRNQMTETAGFYNTVGFNDDTRAFLSIPARHDVARRIDCGFLAQLVAEHRLEEWEAAELAADLSYNLAKAAYKL
- a CDS encoding mannitol dehydrogenase family protein, which encodes MRLGPDTALPASVQAPDYDRAVQAAGIVHIGIGAFHRAHQAVYTDDAMNAGDRDWGIIGVSLRSGGVAAQLNPQGGLYTVATRRAAGTRLRVVGAVRHVLVAADDAQAVIDAIAAPTTHIVSFTVTEKGYLRGADGTLDLAAARGAPSLYRFVGAGLAARKAAGLGGLTLLSCDNLAGNGAALKALMRQYLAAEYSDVLGWFDSECRAPSTMIDRIVPATTDADRAAIEATLGARDDGAVVTEGFSQWVIEDDFAGPRPRWENVGAELVADVAPYETAKLRMLNGAHSALAYIGLGKGHDYVHQAIADADVRPVIERLMRAEAAPTIAAAPGQDLAAYADALLDRFANPALNHRLVQIAMDGSQKIPQRWLETLAWHQQRGARCSSLESAIAAWIAFLRSDHPIDDPLADKLREAAAGPDTMAKLFGEDGLIASEWRPA
- a CDS encoding RidA family protein is translated as MADSSRRNHSSASPFEPVYAYSRAVRVGSRIDVAGCAPIEPDGSSTPGDAGVQAARCLTIIGEALEALGGSFVDVVRTRMYITDAADADLVGRAHGAVFGDIRPAATMLVIPALIRPEWKVEIEAEAILEK
- a CDS encoding LysR family transcriptional regulator; the encoded protein is MDWDKLQYFLFVARHGSLARAGAALHVDATTVSRQISTLETALQQTLFERATTGFVLTAAGRALVPHAEAMAAAAARIHKASEGGSALSGQLRVSVSEGFGNSFIAPRLAGFVAAHPELEIDLVASSGFLNPSRREADMAVLLARPRKGPLITRKLSDYSLGIYAPADRPDWHQAVAAAPLSRTGIPVIGYMPDILYAPELDYLGEIEPGLRATVRSSSILAQRRMIAGGAGVGVLPCFLASGDPALVRVRGEQTVARAFWLALHRDVAPQPRIRAFIDWLDTEVRESRGLLVPT
- a CDS encoding CoA-acylating methylmalonate-semialdehyde dehydrogenase, with product MRQIDHHIVGGAGGSARQGDVFDPNNGGVQAQVALGDRVLLDRAVAAAKAAQPAWAATNPQRRARVMFEFKRLVEANMNQLAEMLSSEHGKVIADSKGDIQRGLEVIEFCCGIPHVLKGEYTQGAGPGIDVYSMRQPIGIGAGITPFNFPAMIPLWMGGVATATGNAFILKPSERDPSVPVRLSELFLEAGMPEGIFQTVHGDKEMVDAILDHPDIGAVSFVGSSDIAHDVYNRGVANGKRVQAMGGAKNHGIVMPDADLDQVVNDLTGAAFGSAGERCMALPVVVPVGEDTANRLREKLIPAIEALRVGVSTDAEAHYGPVVTEAHKEKVEGWIAKCADEGAELVVDGRGFTLQGHEKGFFVGPTLFDHVTPDMESYKEEIFGPVLQIVRAPDFETALELPSKHQYGNGVAIFTRNGHAAREFAARVQVGMVGINVPIPVPVAYHSFGGWKRSAFGDTNQHGMEGVKFWTKVKTITQRWPDGVGGAGDAGNAFVIPTMG
- a CDS encoding I78 family peptidase inhibitor; amino-acid sequence: MDFRLLAIAAVLPLAACTQERPPVESAPPPPEAEMTCKVEAVQSYVGQTATPELGGTILKASGARTLRWGPPRSAMTMDYRQDRVNIMYDDAYKITQVTCG